A part of Kitasatospora acidiphila genomic DNA contains:
- a CDS encoding NUDIX hydrolase, whose product MTNSPELISPPQDRYPALFAPQRWEWGGIDAQFSLAVPPDGLITNIHLIGFIGDRVVVCEDNRGHWFLPGGTREADETVRDCLVRELREEAGARLCGEPVWIGAHRAVTDRPAPYRPWQPHPEKAWLWGWAEVELDGAPTNPDDGEQVVQVRALPVAEAAALMGAEPWRAELIQLAAELRRA is encoded by the coding sequence GTGACCAACAGCCCTGAGCTCATCAGCCCGCCGCAGGACCGGTATCCGGCGCTGTTCGCGCCCCAGCGGTGGGAGTGGGGCGGCATCGACGCCCAGTTCAGCCTCGCCGTGCCGCCTGACGGACTGATCACCAACATTCACCTGATCGGCTTCATCGGCGACCGGGTGGTGGTCTGCGAGGACAACCGGGGCCACTGGTTCCTGCCCGGCGGCACCCGCGAGGCCGACGAGACGGTGCGTGACTGCCTGGTCCGCGAACTGCGCGAGGAAGCCGGCGCGCGGCTGTGCGGCGAGCCGGTCTGGATCGGCGCGCACCGCGCGGTGACCGACCGGCCCGCCCCCTACCGGCCGTGGCAGCCGCACCCCGAGAAGGCCTGGCTCTGGGGCTGGGCCGAGGTGGAGCTGGACGGCGCGCCGACCAACCCGGACGACGGCGAACAGGTCGTCCAGGTCCGGGCCCTGCCGGTCGCCGAGGCCGCCGCGCTGATGGGCGCCGAGCCCTGGCGGGCCGAACTGATCCAGCTCGCCGCCGAACTGCGCCGGGCATGA
- a CDS encoding PPOX class F420-dependent oxidoreductase gives MDDALLDRLGNGKYLLITSCKKDGTPVATPVWVVRDGQALGVWTAADSWKVKRIRRRPEVLVGPCDMRGNPSGEPVPATAEIVDAAPYRPLLARKYGLLGRLTLLGSRLRRGTGGTVGIRIVLSS, from the coding sequence ATGGATGACGCGCTGCTGGACCGGCTGGGGAACGGCAAGTACCTGCTGATCACCTCCTGCAAGAAGGACGGCACGCCGGTGGCCACCCCGGTGTGGGTGGTGCGCGACGGGCAGGCGCTGGGGGTGTGGACGGCCGCCGACAGCTGGAAGGTCAAGCGGATCCGGCGCCGGCCCGAGGTGCTGGTCGGGCCGTGCGACATGCGCGGCAACCCGAGCGGCGAACCGGTGCCGGCCACCGCCGAGATCGTCGACGCGGCCCCGTACCGTCCCCTGCTGGCCCGCAAGTACGGCCTGCTCGGGCGGCTGACGCTGCTGGGCAGCCGACTGCGTCGCGGCACCGGGGGGACGGTCGGGATCCGGATCGTCCTCAGCTCCTGA
- a CDS encoding cupin domain-containing protein yields the protein MLPPGGGRSLIGPAQHVTFKITGERSTVGSLFEVVVPVGFDVGAHRHTRTEEFFYVLDGEVDMFAFEPEVRTAGGWQNWRSANGETVRRGTPGALIHIPPGCPHGFANPGPAPARMLFQAAPPPDHERYFEELFELLADGAPAPGAVEELRRRWDVEQFTPLKPGQPLPTEPLGPDPAGAGSTGAGPTGAG from the coding sequence ATGCTGCCGCCCGGCGGCGGACGTTCGCTGATCGGGCCGGCCCAGCACGTCACCTTCAAGATCACGGGGGAGCGCAGCACCGTCGGCTCGCTCTTCGAGGTGGTGGTGCCGGTGGGCTTCGACGTCGGCGCCCACCGGCACACCAGGACCGAGGAGTTCTTCTACGTGCTGGACGGCGAGGTGGACATGTTCGCCTTCGAGCCCGAGGTGCGCACCGCCGGCGGCTGGCAGAACTGGCGCTCCGCGAACGGCGAGACGGTGCGGCGCGGCACCCCCGGCGCCCTGATCCACATTCCGCCCGGCTGCCCGCACGGCTTCGCCAACCCCGGGCCCGCTCCCGCCCGGATGCTCTTCCAGGCCGCCCCGCCGCCCGACCACGAGCGCTACTTCGAGGAGCTCTTCGAGCTGCTGGCCGACGGGGCACCCGCGCCCGGCGCCGTGGAGGAACTGCGCCGCCGCTGGGACGTCGAGCAGTTCACCCCGCTGAAGCCGGGGCAGCCGCTGCCCACCGAGCCGCTCGGGCCCGATCCGGCCGGGGCCGGTTCGACTGGAGCTGGCCCAACCGGCGCGGGATGA
- a CDS encoding AMP-binding protein, whose protein sequence is MTNPTPTDRYRAARDLLLRQEPFAWPELGERFNWAVDWFDAIARGNERTALWIVEEDGRERRQSFDELARRSDQVAHHLAGLGVRKGDRVLLMLGNQVELWEAMLAVMKLGAVIMPTTTALGPADLADRIERGRARHVVANAADTAKFTGGGCTRIVVGGPVEGWTPFEDAYRIAEPAPLPAVTAPEDPLLVYFTSGTTSRPKLVQHTQVSYPVGHLTTMAWSGLRPGDVHLNISSPGWAKHAWSCFFAPWIAEATIFVHNYTRFDPVRLLAELRRAEVTTFCAPPTVWRMLIQSDLSAGPGTLRELFAAGEPLNPEVIAQIERQWGLTIRDGFGQTETTLLIGNPPGGTVKPGSMGRPLPGVPVVLVDPVSGKPADEGEICLDLAQRPVNLMTGYLDDEERNAAAMAGGYYHTGDVAARDADGYITYIGRTDDVFKASDYKISPFELESVLIEHPAVAEAAVVPAPDPTRLAVPKAYVALAPGWEPTRETALAILRHARENLAPYLRVRRLEFFELPKTISGKIRRVELRTREEQGGELSAEWRDDQFPELRS, encoded by the coding sequence GTGACCAACCCCACCCCGACCGACCGCTATCGCGCCGCGCGGGACCTGCTGCTGCGTCAGGAGCCGTTCGCCTGGCCCGAGCTCGGCGAGCGGTTCAACTGGGCCGTCGACTGGTTCGACGCGATCGCCCGGGGCAACGAGCGCACCGCGCTGTGGATCGTCGAGGAGGACGGGCGGGAGCGGCGCCAAAGTTTCGACGAGCTGGCCCGCCGCTCCGACCAGGTCGCCCACCACCTGGCCGGCCTCGGGGTGCGCAAGGGCGATCGGGTGCTGCTGATGCTCGGCAACCAGGTCGAGCTGTGGGAGGCGATGCTGGCGGTGATGAAGCTCGGCGCGGTGATCATGCCGACCACCACCGCGCTCGGCCCCGCCGACCTGGCCGACCGGATCGAACGCGGCCGGGCCCGCCATGTCGTGGCCAACGCCGCCGACACGGCGAAGTTCACCGGAGGCGGCTGCACCAGGATCGTGGTCGGCGGCCCGGTCGAGGGCTGGACCCCGTTCGAGGACGCCTACCGGATCGCCGAGCCGGCGCCGCTGCCCGCCGTCACCGCGCCCGAGGACCCGCTGCTGGTCTACTTCACCAGCGGCACCACCAGCCGCCCCAAGCTGGTGCAGCACACCCAGGTCTCCTACCCCGTCGGCCACTTGACCACGATGGCCTGGTCCGGCCTGCGCCCCGGCGACGTGCACCTCAACATCAGCTCACCGGGCTGGGCCAAGCACGCCTGGAGCTGCTTCTTCGCGCCGTGGATCGCCGAGGCCACCATCTTCGTGCACAACTACACCCGCTTCGACCCGGTGCGGCTGCTGGCCGAGCTGCGCCGGGCCGAGGTGACGACCTTCTGCGCGCCGCCCACGGTCTGGCGGATGCTCATCCAGAGCGACCTGTCGGCCGGTCCGGGCACGCTGCGCGAGCTGTTCGCGGCCGGCGAGCCGCTCAACCCGGAGGTGATCGCCCAGATCGAGCGGCAATGGGGGCTCACCATCCGGGACGGGTTCGGGCAGACCGAGACCACCCTGCTGATCGGCAACCCCCCGGGCGGCACGGTCAAGCCCGGCTCGATGGGCCGTCCGCTGCCCGGCGTGCCGGTGGTGCTGGTCGACCCGGTCAGCGGCAAGCCCGCCGACGAGGGCGAGATCTGCCTCGACCTGGCGCAGCGCCCGGTCAACCTGATGACCGGCTACCTGGACGACGAAGAGCGCAACGCCGCCGCGATGGCCGGTGGTTACTACCACACCGGCGATGTGGCCGCCCGGGACGCCGACGGCTACATCACCTACATCGGCCGCACCGACGACGTCTTCAAGGCCTCCGACTACAAGATCTCCCCGTTCGAGCTGGAGAGCGTGCTGATCGAGCACCCGGCGGTCGCAGAGGCGGCGGTCGTCCCGGCACCCGATCCCACCCGCCTGGCGGTGCCCAAGGCCTATGTCGCGCTGGCGCCCGGCTGGGAGCCGACCCGGGAGACCGCGCTGGCGATCCTGCGGCACGCCCGCGAGAACCTGGCTCCCTATCTGCGGGTGCGCCGGCTGGAGTTCTTCGAGCTGCCGAAGACCATCTCCGGCAAGATCCGCCGGGTCGAGCTGCGCACCCGCGAGGAGCAGGGCGGCGAGCTGTCCGCCGAGTGGCGCGACGACCAGTTCCCGGAGCTCAGGAGCTGA
- a CDS encoding cytochrome P450, translated as MSETEPVFWTVDELDELEFDPVLHGAVSREDLGRIRLPHGTGQAWLAGKYADVTKVTSDARFSRARLLHQDVTRLAPNPIPLNDAVGFADPPEHTKLRRAASRAFTSKQTEARRPHSEALADRLLDAMVQHGSPADLMEHYYTPFALHGMSDLMGIPEAGRAQVADWTVQIITAARSPEESERAKQEIGAYLDGLAEQRHTEPRDDLLSHLVQGEKDGELTREQLVAFAVLMQISGMNSVRFNSSTMAYILLTRPHLWQRLLDEPQLLPQAVEELLRWLPHRNATGQARIATEDVELGGVTVREGEAVHSSYLAANRDPAVFADPDELDFDRQPNPHLAFGHGPHYCVGATFARMETQTMLRALLNRLPGLRLAVPADQVPWRKGELIRGPRALPVTW; from the coding sequence ATGTCCGAAACCGAGCCGGTCTTCTGGACCGTCGACGAGCTGGACGAGTTGGAGTTCGACCCGGTGCTGCACGGCGCGGTGTCCCGGGAGGACCTGGGCCGGATCCGGCTGCCGCACGGCACCGGCCAGGCCTGGCTGGCCGGCAAGTACGCCGACGTCACCAAGGTCACCTCGGACGCGCGGTTCAGCCGGGCCCGGCTGCTGCACCAGGACGTCACCAGGCTGGCGCCCAACCCGATCCCGCTGAACGACGCGGTGGGCTTCGCCGACCCGCCCGAGCACACCAAGCTGCGCCGCGCCGCCTCAAGGGCCTTCACCAGCAAGCAGACCGAGGCCCGGCGGCCGCACTCCGAGGCGCTGGCCGACCGGCTGCTGGACGCGATGGTCCAACACGGCTCGCCGGCCGACCTGATGGAGCACTACTACACCCCGTTCGCACTGCACGGCATGAGCGACCTGATGGGCATCCCGGAGGCGGGCCGCGCGCAGGTCGCCGACTGGACGGTGCAGATCATCACCGCCGCGCGCAGCCCCGAGGAGAGCGAGCGGGCCAAGCAGGAGATCGGCGCCTACCTCGACGGCCTGGCCGAGCAGCGGCACACCGAACCGCGGGACGACCTGCTCAGCCACCTGGTCCAGGGCGAGAAGGACGGCGAGCTGACCCGCGAGCAACTGGTGGCCTTCGCGGTGCTGATGCAGATCAGCGGCATGAACTCGGTGCGCTTCAACAGCAGCACCATGGCCTACATCCTGCTCACCCGCCCGCACTTGTGGCAGCGGCTGCTCGACGAGCCGCAGCTGCTGCCGCAGGCGGTGGAGGAGCTGCTGCGCTGGCTGCCGCACCGCAACGCCACCGGGCAGGCCCGGATCGCCACCGAGGACGTCGAGTTGGGCGGGGTCACGGTCCGCGAGGGCGAGGCGGTGCACTCCTCCTACCTGGCGGCCAACCGCGACCCGGCGGTCTTCGCCGATCCCGACGAGCTGGACTTCGACCGGCAGCCCAACCCGCACCTGGCCTTCGGGCACGGCCCGCACTACTGCGTCGGCGCGACCTTCGCCCGGATGGAGACCCAGACCATGCTGCGCGCCCTGCTGAACCGGCTGCCAGGGCTGCGACTTGCCGTGCCCGCCGACCAGGTGCCGTGGCGCAAGGGCGAGTTGATCCGGGGCCCGCGCGCCCTGCCGGTCACCTGGTGA
- a CDS encoding type III polyketide synthase, protein MAVLCRPATEVPEHVITMDDTLAIARDKHRDHPDLGLVLRLIKNTGVRKRHIVQPIERTLAHPGFESRNLLFFEEARKRVPRVVQQALDHAELTARQIDLIVFVSCTGFSMPSLTAWLINEMGFNAQTRQLPIAQLGCAAGGAAINRAHDFCTAYPQRNALVVACEFCSLCYQPTDLGVGQLLSDGLFGDAVAAAVVRGGDQGWGVRLERNGSYLIPGTQDWISYAVRSTGFHFQLDKRVPGTMEPLAPALEALADEHAWKAANLDFYIIHAGGPRILDDLSRFLEVPGEAFRHSRATLTEYGNIASGVVLDALGRLFDEGTAISGHRGILAGFGPGITAEMSLGTWIDRRSERLN, encoded by the coding sequence ATGGCGGTGCTCTGCAGGCCGGCGACCGAAGTGCCGGAACACGTCATCACCATGGACGACACCCTGGCGATCGCCCGCGACAAGCACCGGGACCACCCGGACCTGGGGCTGGTGCTGCGGCTGATCAAGAACACCGGGGTGCGCAAGCGGCACATCGTCCAGCCGATCGAGCGGACCCTGGCGCATCCGGGCTTCGAGAGCCGCAACCTGCTGTTCTTCGAGGAGGCGCGCAAGCGTGTGCCACGGGTCGTCCAGCAGGCCCTGGACCACGCCGAGCTGACGGCCAGGCAGATCGACCTGATCGTCTTCGTCTCCTGCACCGGCTTCAGCATGCCGTCGCTGACCGCCTGGCTGATCAACGAGATGGGCTTCAACGCGCAGACCAGGCAGCTGCCGATCGCCCAACTCGGCTGCGCGGCAGGCGGCGCGGCGATCAACCGGGCGCATGACTTCTGCACCGCCTACCCGCAGCGCAACGCCCTGGTCGTGGCCTGCGAGTTCTGCTCGCTCTGCTACCAGCCGACCGACCTCGGAGTCGGCCAGCTGCTCTCCGACGGCCTGTTCGGGGACGCGGTCGCGGCCGCGGTGGTGCGCGGCGGGGACCAGGGCTGGGGGGTGCGGCTGGAGCGCAACGGCTCCTACCTGATCCCCGGGACCCAGGACTGGATCTCCTACGCGGTGCGGTCCACCGGCTTCCACTTCCAGCTGGACAAGCGGGTGCCCGGCACCATGGAGCCGCTGGCCCCGGCGCTGGAGGCGCTCGCCGACGAGCACGCCTGGAAGGCCGCCAACCTGGACTTCTACATCATCCACGCGGGCGGCCCACGGATCCTGGACGACCTCAGCCGGTTCCTGGAGGTGCCCGGCGAGGCCTTCCGGCACAGCCGGGCCACCCTCACCGAGTACGGCAACATCGCCAGCGGCGTGGTCCTGGACGCACTCGGCCGGCTCTTCGACGAGGGCACGGCGATCAGCGGGCACCGCGGCATCCTGGCCGGGTTCGGTCCCGGCATCACCGCCGAGATGTCGCTCGGCACCTGGATCGACCGCCGTAGCGAGCGACTGAACTGA
- a CDS encoding Tex family protein gives MTGFVTTPAEVAVGRRIAEELGVREGQVKAAVELLDGGSTVPFIARYRKEVTGELDDAQLRTLEERLRYLRELEERRAAVLESIEAQGKLDDPLRAQILAADSKARLEDIYLPFKPKRRTKAQAAREAGLEPLADTLLADPSQDPAALAATFANEQVADAAAALDGARSILVERFAEDADLIGSLRERMWTRGRLVAKVRDGKEQDGAKFADYFDFAEPYTKLPSHRILAMLRGEKEEVLDLDLSPYEGEEADLPDERDYEQRIAARFGVADHGRPADKWLGDTVRWAWRTRILVRLGLDLRGRLRQEAEDEAVKVFAANLRDLLLAAPAGTRATMGLDPGFRTGVKVAVVDATGKVVAHDTIYPHQPANKWDAALATLAKLAKAHDVELVAIGNGTASRETDKLAEDLIKRHPELKLTKAMVSEAGASVYSASAFASQELPELNVSIRGAVSIARRLQDPLAELVKIDPKSIGVGQYQHDLSEVKLSRSLDAVVEDCVNAVGVDVNTASAPLLTRVSGVTSTLADNIVAHRDANGPFRTRKSLKDVTRLGPKAFEQCAGFLRIPGGDDPLDASAVHPEAYPVVRRILAKTGGTVKELIGNGSALRALKPAEFADETFGIPTVTDILGELDKPGRDPRPAFRTATFKEGVDTIGDLVVGMVLEGVVTNVAAFGAFVDVGVHQDGLVHVSALSTKFVKDPREVVKPGDVVTCKVVSVDVPRKRIGLSLRLDDEAQPARGGGQGGQGGGQGGGGRERGSRPPRQDRRGGSAPAPVVNSAMADALRRAGLSR, from the coding sequence GTGACCGGCTTCGTGACCACACCAGCCGAAGTAGCAGTCGGGCGGCGGATCGCCGAGGAGCTCGGGGTCCGGGAGGGGCAGGTGAAGGCGGCGGTCGAGCTGCTGGACGGCGGGTCGACCGTGCCGTTCATCGCCCGCTACCGCAAGGAGGTCACCGGCGAGCTGGACGACGCCCAGCTGCGCACCCTGGAGGAGCGGCTGCGCTACCTGCGGGAGCTGGAGGAGCGCCGGGCCGCCGTGCTGGAGTCGATCGAGGCCCAGGGCAAGCTGGACGACCCGCTGCGCGCGCAGATCCTGGCCGCCGACTCCAAGGCCCGCCTGGAGGACATCTACCTGCCCTTCAAGCCCAAGCGCCGCACCAAGGCGCAGGCGGCCCGGGAGGCCGGCCTGGAGCCGCTGGCGGACACCCTGCTGGCCGACCCGTCGCAGGACCCGGCCGCGCTGGCCGCGACCTTCGCCAACGAGCAGGTCGCGGACGCCGCGGCCGCGCTGGACGGCGCCCGGTCGATCCTGGTCGAGCGGTTCGCCGAGGACGCCGACCTGATCGGCTCGCTGCGCGAGCGGATGTGGACCCGCGGTCGGCTGGTCGCCAAGGTCCGCGACGGCAAGGAGCAGGACGGCGCCAAGTTCGCCGACTACTTCGACTTCGCCGAGCCCTACACCAAGCTGCCCTCGCACCGGATCCTGGCGATGCTGCGCGGCGAGAAGGAGGAGGTGCTCGACCTCGACCTGTCGCCCTACGAGGGCGAGGAGGCCGACCTGCCGGACGAGCGCGACTACGAGCAGCGGATCGCCGCCCGGTTCGGCGTCGCCGACCACGGCCGCCCGGCCGACAAGTGGCTCGGCGACACGGTCCGTTGGGCCTGGCGCACCCGGATCCTGGTGCGGCTCGGCCTGGACCTGCGCGGCCGGCTGCGCCAGGAGGCCGAGGACGAGGCGGTCAAGGTGTTCGCCGCCAACCTGCGCGACCTGCTGCTGGCCGCGCCCGCCGGCACCCGGGCCACCATGGGCCTGGACCCGGGCTTCCGCACCGGCGTCAAGGTCGCCGTGGTGGACGCCACCGGCAAGGTGGTCGCGCACGACACCATCTACCCGCACCAGCCGGCCAACAAGTGGGACGCGGCGCTGGCCACCCTGGCCAAGCTGGCCAAGGCGCACGACGTCGAGCTGGTGGCGATCGGCAACGGCACCGCCTCCCGGGAGACCGACAAGCTCGCCGAGGACCTGATCAAGCGCCACCCGGAGCTGAAGCTGACCAAGGCGATGGTCTCCGAGGCCGGCGCCTCGGTCTACTCCGCCTCGGCCTTCGCCTCCCAGGAGCTGCCGGAGCTCAACGTCTCGATCCGCGGCGCGGTTTCGATCGCCCGCCGGCTTCAGGACCCGCTGGCCGAGCTGGTGAAGATCGACCCCAAGTCGATCGGCGTCGGCCAGTACCAGCACGACCTCAGCGAGGTGAAGCTGTCCCGCTCGCTGGACGCCGTGGTCGAGGACTGCGTCAACGCGGTCGGAGTGGACGTCAACACCGCCTCCGCGCCGCTGCTCACCCGGGTCTCCGGGGTGACCTCGACGCTGGCCGACAACATCGTGGCGCACCGCGACGCCAACGGCCCCTTCCGCACCCGCAAGTCGCTCAAGGACGTGACCCGGCTGGGTCCGAAGGCCTTCGAGCAGTGCGCGGGCTTCCTGCGGATCCCGGGTGGTGACGACCCGTTGGACGCCTCCGCGGTGCACCCCGAGGCCTACCCTGTGGTGCGGCGGATCCTGGCGAAGACCGGCGGCACCGTCAAGGAGCTGATCGGCAACGGGTCGGCGCTGCGGGCCCTGAAGCCGGCCGAGTTCGCCGACGAGACCTTCGGCATCCCGACGGTCACCGACATCCTGGGCGAGTTGGACAAGCCGGGCCGCGACCCGCGCCCCGCGTTCCGCACCGCGACCTTCAAGGAGGGCGTGGACACCATCGGCGACCTGGTGGTCGGCATGGTGCTGGAGGGCGTGGTGACCAATGTCGCCGCGTTCGGCGCCTTCGTCGACGTGGGCGTCCACCAGGACGGCCTGGTGCACGTCTCGGCGCTGTCCACGAAGTTCGTCAAGGACCCGCGCGAGGTGGTCAAGCCGGGCGACGTGGTGACCTGCAAGGTGGTCTCGGTCGACGTGCCGCGCAAGCGGATCGGCCTGTCGCTGCGGCTGGACGACGAGGCGCAGCCGGCCCGCGGCGGCGGCCAGGGTGGCCAGGGCGGCGGTCAGGGCGGTGGCGGTCGGGAGCGCGGGTCGCGCCCGCCGCGCCAGGACCGGCGCGGCGGCTCGGCGCCGGCGCCCGTGGTGAACAGCGCGATGGCGGACGCGCTGCGCCGCGCCGGGCTGAGCCGTTGA
- a CDS encoding helix-turn-helix domain-containing protein, producing the protein MLAEAAGVSVKTVRYYSDQGLLPAAQRSAGGHRRYGTPALARLRQLRGLRALGLSLPTAGEVAAGEVALDQALARERAELARQLTELRWREAALAALAEHPEELLTLGEALREAPRMDVFAAFWRRVLPVRLPAGLKRAIVDAVLPELPAEPTPQQALAYARLHALSSDRKLAAAARTPAAKDTPSLSLTYEGTSEAYQLALAELARGAEPGPGEALDAYVAAFARGAGRVDDAAFRRELAAFELTHPVIARYWQLARALHPGPTMGDAHEWINSALRLPG; encoded by the coding sequence ATGCTGGCCGAGGCGGCGGGGGTCAGCGTCAAGACCGTGCGCTACTACTCGGACCAGGGGCTGCTGCCCGCCGCGCAGCGCAGCGCGGGCGGCCACCGGCGTTACGGTACTCCGGCGCTGGCCCGGTTGCGGCAGCTTCGCGGGTTGCGGGCGCTGGGGCTGTCGCTGCCGACGGCCGGGGAGGTGGCGGCCGGTGAGGTGGCGCTTGACCAGGCGCTGGCCCGGGAGCGGGCCGAGCTGGCCCGGCAGCTCACCGAACTGCGCTGGCGCGAGGCCGCGTTGGCCGCTCTGGCGGAGCACCCCGAGGAGTTGCTGACGCTGGGCGAGGCGCTGCGCGAGGCGCCCAGGATGGATGTCTTCGCGGCCTTCTGGCGCCGGGTGCTGCCGGTGCGGCTGCCGGCCGGACTGAAGCGCGCGATCGTGGACGCCGTGCTGCCGGAGCTGCCCGCCGAGCCGACGCCTCAACAGGCGCTTGCCTATGCCCGGTTGCACGCGCTCAGCAGTGATCGCAAGCTGGCCGCCGCCGCCCGGACCCCGGCCGCGAAGGACACGCCCAGCCTCAGCCTGACCTACGAGGGCACCAGCGAGGCCTACCAGCTCGCCCTGGCCGAGCTGGCCCGGGGCGCCGAGCCGGGCCCCGGGGAGGCACTGGACGCCTATGTCGCGGCGTTCGCCCGCGGCGCCGGGCGGGTCGACGACGCCGCGTTCCGTCGCGAACTGGCGGCCTTCGAGCTGACCCACCCGGTGATCGCCCGCTACTGGCAGCTGGCCCGCGCCCTGCACCCGGGCCCGACCATGGGCGACGCCCACGAGTGGATCAACTCGGCGCTGCGCCTGCCGGGCTGA
- a CDS encoding alpha/beta fold hydrolase, which translates to MAARAALRGGQQPLVRVVAHGLDADPRRLGQHPDAQAGFSPWGSSYGHAHEHIRTDSRAWLDGWAWQQVAAQLTAAGHRAIPVTLGTASSDGLAEHTAQVSRVLAEQDEPVVLVGHSYGSFPMLAAADAAPERVARTVLIDAPLPEDGESLVDMVPEQRATVTGELVRYPEVAWLDGGDLPAEIAEQLPQRVPFWPARSMTEPIRLTGAFKNLPMTGIFCTLSGADLPLVRGLHATGAPRFAWLANPANRYFELPSGHCPMFSMPERLAEVLAAAARGEGEPLLGE; encoded by the coding sequence GTGGCCGCCCGCGCTGCGCTGCGCGGCGGGCAGCAGCCCCTGGTCCGAGTAGTAGCGCACGGTCTTGACGCTGACCCCCGCCGCCTCGGCCAGCATCCCGATGCTCAGGCTGGTTTCTCCCCCTGGGGGAGTTCCTACGGTCACGCCCATGAGCATATTCGTACTGATTCCCGGGCCTGGCTGGACGGCTGGGCCTGGCAGCAGGTGGCGGCCCAGCTGACTGCCGCCGGACATCGCGCGATCCCCGTCACCCTCGGCACCGCGTCGAGCGACGGACTTGCCGAGCACACTGCCCAGGTCTCCAGGGTGCTGGCCGAGCAGGACGAGCCGGTGGTGCTGGTCGGCCACAGCTACGGCAGCTTTCCGATGCTGGCCGCCGCCGATGCCGCGCCGGAGCGGGTGGCCCGCACGGTGCTGATCGACGCGCCGCTGCCGGAGGACGGCGAGTCGCTGGTGGACATGGTGCCGGAGCAGCGGGCCACCGTGACCGGTGAGTTGGTGCGCTACCCCGAGGTGGCCTGGCTCGACGGCGGCGATCTGCCGGCCGAGATCGCCGAACAGCTGCCCCAGCGGGTGCCGTTCTGGCCCGCCCGCAGCATGACCGAGCCGATCCGGCTCACCGGCGCCTTCAAGAACCTGCCGATGACCGGCATCTTCTGCACCCTCAGCGGCGCCGACCTGCCCCTGGTGCGCGGCCTGCACGCCACCGGCGCGCCCCGGTTCGCCTGGTTGGCCAACCCCGCCAACCGCTACTTCGAACTCCCCAGCGGCCACTGCCCGATGTTCTCGATGCCCGAGCGGCTGGCCGAGGTGCTGGCCGCAGCCGCCCGGGGTGAGGGCGAGCCGCTGCTCGGCGAATAG